CCATTTTCTTACCTTGTCCGCTGACCTCTATATTAATGTGTTCGTACTTGATTTTAAACATTACTGAGCTAATGCATCCATCCACCCTTTCAGGACTTACCATGTATAGATCTGGAGTTCGTTAGTAGGTGTGTTTCCCCTTGAGTACTCCGACATCGAATGGTGCCTCCCCATGTTGCAGAATACTCTTAAAAGTAAAGGGCAAGTCTGCAagaaaacatcagtaagaaaGTTAAAATCGACGTGCATGTTAACAATGATTATCTCTAGTTATCAACAACAGCCACGCGTCGTACGAAGTACCGCTCCAAACACTGGCAGCTACTGCATCGTACGACAAACTCTTAGAAAAACTTTGTGAATAActtattaaaaatagaatttaatgAATGCATATGAAGTCAGAAACCTTTTCTCTATCGATCGGCTTGTCTTGTTCTCTATCTTCTACAACCAAGGATTCGATGGTGGCCATGTTGTTGGGGCAGGAAGTGGATAATACCAGCGTTGTAGTtgagagttatttcccttccaAACGTGACACCatctcccccctaaaaaaaacaacaaaccatgGATGTGCACAAGTTCGTGAGCAAACACAGTTTATCCGGTTTATGCACTTGTTCTATTTGAGTAATCAAAATAACAATCAACTATAAATCCAAAGTCGGCGGAGAACAGTTGAAACTACTGtatgaaattaaaaaactcTAAATGTTTACAATGGGTTCCACCAATTAAAGAGGACAAGAACCACCGCTGCTTGCACAAAAGATGCTTACTTCTTATAAGgtgcaaattttttaaatatcataatttgaaaaaagtaacctatgagagaatgaaagacagagaaaaacattGAGGGAGCTGTGTGTGGCGAGTGGAAGTGAGCTTAATGGCTTCCCTCGAAATGTCATGCCCACATGCATGAATGTCAAACTGTCACGTTAGGAAAGGAACCTCAAAAGTGTTTTACTTCTTGTGCTGTGCATGAGCTTGGTTCAAGTTACAGttcaaaagttgacaataaagtCACAACTGCCCAATGGCCCATTCTCCTGACTGGGAAAGAACTTGTCATGCATTTAAGAAATGGCTGCTCCCTGTTAAAAACAATCTACAACTCCCACTGTATATTCTAGTGTACCACTACGGTAAAAAGAGCTCTTTGCTCCTCAGGCAGACACAGCACAGTTGTGTGGGAAGAGACTTTaggaaatgacacattcttGGATTTTAAATCTATAGAGTACATCACCATATGCAGAGCTAGGGTACTCAATGCACCGTTCATGAAATTCCAAAATTATAGCCTTAAGAGAGAGAAGCTCAAATGTCTGGCTGAATTAGGGGATCATCATATTTATGCCCTTGCTGTATATCGAAATTCTGTCCATTATGCTCATCTTttagacaaaacaaatttgGCACtgctcattttcttcttctaatcCCACTCAATCTATCAAGGTCAGAAGTATTTAACTGGGTTACAGATTAATTTTGTCAGTCTCTCATAGCTTGCAAGTCCTTCCTGCTCTTCTCTGATTCCATGTGCTTTGTCTTAATAgctttcagtctttcattatgtttacttttgcaGAACATTTTCTTAACCTCTATGGCTTAATTTTAATTTGGGTTTGTAGTGCACTTGGAGTACATGGCATGATCAAATTTGCTTGCGATGTTGAAATTGactaaataaagattttttaaaaatctttcccAAGCTATAGTTACATACTTATCAATTGTTAAAAtgattgcaatattttatttggagCAGATGCCTACACATctacagaaaagaaaggaaggtcAGAGAAAGAGACAACCAAAAATTTGCATGTTATCTGagatttaaaattacttttcatCAGCATGCATTTAGGAATCAGTGTGTTCACGCACAATCTGCATCagtttaagaaaattaaagggTGCCTCTGTTAGTATTGTCGTTGTCTTTACCATAATCAGCAACACCAGCACTTTAAACACCATATGATAATACAACCCAAAAAATTCCATCtcataatataaacataatgcatgattttctatttttgcaaaCATCATCTGTCAGCACAATTTAATAATCTCAAAGGAAAAATTGTTGAAAACAGTCTTCATTTACTCTTTCTCAAGAGcctgttaatttttattgtatataaCAGTACAAAGCTTCAACAGTAATACCAACAAATGGTCAGATATACTTGGACATATAACTGTTTCATTCAGTTGTACTAATTACAATATAATGTCTAATCAGGTAAATAATGTCAACCTAATAGtaaatgcaaaagaaataaaaagtaaaattgtatttattaaaatgcattGGTTAAGTATTGTTTAAAAGGAGTCTTCTAAAATACAAAGGGAGACATACAAGGCAAcacatggattttattttttttcttagacgAGTTGTGATGGACATTCTACACAACCAATATTACCATTTCTATTATATTACCAGCTATATATGTAGATAGGAGATTGAGAAtcaagtaaaacaaattttgaaaaatccaCATGGTAATAAACTAGCTAAACCTGCAAAAGTGATGAACAGACTAAAATATTATCCACCAAGAATCTAAACTCATACAGATGAATTTCAGAAACTGAATaagttggtttctttttttaagcttcaTGAGATGAGATTCATCACTTTATCAACACCCGATCTCCATTCTCTCTTccatgtgcatatgcatgcatatacacTCATAAAATATCACACTTTTAAATATCCCACAAACCAGTATGGTCTCTGCACAGTTTTAGGTACGTTATGGGCACAAGTAGTTTTCTAATGCTCAGAAAGGTTggtatttaaatgaaaacaatcaaAACCCACAGataaattttctgtacacaCAGCATATCACATATCTATATCTCTGCCCAGCATcatgataaataaatttgtaagtaATATTCGTTTTAAGTATGCAATCAACTGAGATTAgtgtgtacacatacacacatggaatataaaagcaaaaacaagtgGACGGATAACATTTAGTGACAAAAGACCTAGAGATATTGGACAtctctcttcaattgatgtAAAACATACTATAGTAGTTCTCTAATTCCCTCCTaagttttctgtaaaacagCTATTATTTATACTAGTTAGTGGTGtgcctttgtttttatttattctgatatACATTAAATCTCTGTAGAGGACATTGGTATTCCATTGGCTAACACAATGCATTAATGCATTAGCACTATTTTAGGATGAAGTATAACAAAGGAAACTGCTAATAACAAATACACCATGCTTTAGCTTTTCAGCATGTGGGAATATTGTGTCATGTAAGACAATGTCAGTATGTTTTAGAGTTGCTATACTACTTATTCACCCTAagcagctttaaaaaagaaattctgatTAGTATTTCTTATGCTCATGGCCTTAAAAAAGCGGACtgaatgttaacatttttttaataaattatttataaaaattctaGAACAAGGGAAAAACAACATGAACAAAACTTGAATCTTTTATCTAAACCCTGATAAGATATCAGAACAGAATCTTAAGGCaactttctgtttattcttaAAAATTTGTAACCCAACAAAGAACAGTCTGGAATGTCCTCCCGCTTccccttttatattttatttttgggcCAGCTCAAACAGTAAGAAAATAGCTTGGGTTTATTTTCACCAGCCAGTCCATTCATGAGAGATTAGAACTTTCCCCAGAGTCTTGGGTCATCTAGATACCCGTATGGCAGCGTCAGTAATTTTCAACATCTCATCATGCTAAATAGTAACAACTTCTTCCACTGCAAAACACTCCTGAGGGTGCTCACCATATCCCTGATCTTTCATGTAGCAAATTACCTCCTTCTCTCAAACTCACGGTGTATCCACTCAGAATCTTGATAATACCGGGGATCACCTAGCTTGAGTGCTGTTCTTTTGtagaaataataatgaagtaCTGCACCTGCAATAGGTTCAGGAAAATAATataaggagaaataaatgataacCTGTCTGTGAGTTTATTGTTGACAAATGATTTGAATATGTCAAGTAATTTCTAATTCCCTCACAAGACATATTCCTTGTAGTGTGTTGGTCTGTGTTTGTTGGAagggaataaataataatagcacatttgtacagtgcctttttccagcatcagccagactcaaggcactttacatacagacatgcaagcacatcatattaatttatacatataataattaaataatataatattaattaatatatcatattaacagaagaagaagaaaaatgttattgccaTATCAGTGACAACTGAAGTGAAGAAGAAGTGACAAGTGAACACACAAGACAGATGAAACAAAtggataataatgataatgatactGATGATCACATAGCTGTAAGCTTATTAAGGCAAACTAAACTTATAAATATTGCATAAGTACAACCTAATTCTAATATTACATCATACTAATATGAAACAAATGAGTTTGACTTACAAGTGCGCTGTATAATATAAAGTGCTTGATAGCCCTTGTTGTCCCACATAAAGACATTAATGTCACTCCATCTGCGttcctaaaatataaaaaaaaattatgcatgtCAGAGCTATAATTTCTTTACAACCTTTATAATTTGTGAATGCCAACCAGTattgcttaaaataataaagtgtgaGAGAATCTATTATATTTTGCATGACTTGGTCAAGTCTACAGTGCAAGTCTACAGTGCTGATGCTAatgttttttacatttcattgcAAAACACAATcttaaggattttaaaaaaaaatcctatttccATCATCTCAATTGTTATGCATCTCATGGTTTTGGGATGGTACTATTTCATGGTATGACTGATCAGATAACACCTTTTACAGAAATACCATCAGCTTTTGTaactgaaagtgaaaaaaagtgaaaagtgtACTTAGGACAGTACATGACACAGACATATATGACATAATATGCACAAAGTGCACAGTTTTGATGATTAAAATGTGATTACATGACATAAAAAGATGTGAATTGCTCTCTCACTGACATATTAGCTATAGACTACAGTTATCAAACAACCTATAGTCCCTGCCTAATGGAAACAATAGTGCTCCATGTTAAACAGAAGTGCATGTGTTAACAGCATTACTGGTAAGCCCAAGTGCTACAAATCCACCACTCAATGAACATAGTTCTgggacaaaaatattaaagctcAAAGGGTGTAACTCACCTTTAGTATGAACTGCATGTAATGAATCAGCAAATCAAAACCAATCATTAATTTTGGTTACTTAATAtataaaagtacacaaaataaaaaaaaaatcatcacagCAGCTCTTCTGTCCATCAGTTCAAACTTTGAAATAACAAAAGTGTTTGCTTAATATGGTAAGCTAATACACATTAAgtaagaaatttctttttctcatcatgTCAAACTAGAAAGAGGGTCACAATTCCCAGTGAAAGTAAtcttgcatttcattttttttattttcaaactactTTAGTTAAACTCAGATTGGACGAAAGAGTCACAATCCTCTTGCTCTAATAAAAGAAATCTAGAATCTCACTTTCTTGATCTCTTTTCACTGATTATCCAACCTCACATTTGTGATATTTCCTTTGAAAAACAAGGGTTTACACTGATTTACTTCATGCACAGTACatgaaggaacaaaaaaaaacaataacaaaaaaaaaaaaaaaaaaaaaaaaacaatatctgttttccttcatcatcatcatcagtttgattaaaaaatactatGGTTTGGAATTTACGTGGGACTCAAAGCTGGTGTTTCTACCCAGTAGTTCTGACTCTCGAGGATTTAAGACATCCACTGTCAAAAAAAGTTGAGATGAACTAACCTCAGTGGTGAAATTTAACTCAATAATGTAcgtcaatgttttcttttctttaaagcatATTTAGTCTGAAACACATCATCTGAGAGCTTGCTTCAGATgcttttcacaaagaaaaggCATGAACAAACCATAATTAGCTCACCATTGTCCACACATGTAGCCCAACACACAAAGAGAAGTAGATGAATGTGAGGCAAATGGGGACCTTGAATTTGCTGACCAGAATGCCAACTAGCCCAGCTTGGAAGATGAAGGTGTTAAAGAACAGCAGGAAGACAACGATGACAGAGAAGATGATGCACATGTCTTGAGCCctgaaaaaacagaaacaccTCTAAACAtcattgttttctgtctttaacaTGCAAGGCTTTCAGATCCATCTTTTATAACTGCTGTAGGTTTTAAGAGCTTTAGTTAAAACTATTGAAGAGGGGGTGTATCATTGACCAGCCACAAAAAAGTTCACCTTATGATCAATGTATATTGATCTATGAATATTAAAGATTAATATTAATCTTCATTCTTGATGTTAAGAAACTCTTTTAATTATTACTATCATGATTTTATGCAAGTAAAACTGTGCCACTGGCATCTGATAGGAAGTatcttgtaataataaaatgtcagaCTTCAAATGTCTGGCTTATTATGTCTTACATGATGGGGTGTTTGACATCAGCTCTTACATTTTCATACTGCCAAATCCTTTATGTTTCCCTTCtggcaaatgtttttcttacatGATTTAGACTattttatatgatttatgtaCATTTCTACATGATGGAAAATACTGCCTATGTAATCTTATCTTAAACAGTGTAAACACAGACAGTAAGAACCAACACTTCTGTCTAAATGTGGAAAAcatggaaaaacattttttactgaAAATGACTATCACTGAAATATGAATCATACAACAGCCAGCATATCTAGAAATAATACTTACACATAAAGCACAAGCAAAATAATGTTCTGAAATCGAAGCATTTCTGTAAATGAGTTCATGAAAATGTCGACCAGCAGTAACAAGTACTGCATGTACAGCACTGGCCGATAACGTTCAACAAACATTATCTTTGCACTCTGTTTACCCCAAGGAGCATCAACTCATTTTCATTCTGATCCCAGCTTTCACCATCTACACCtggacatttaaaaacaaaaatcaacctTCAGACAGAATCTTATTACAATTACTATATACAATTTAGGGATCTTAGCTTTCATGTAATAAGGTTAATCTATGAATTAGTATTTACAAAGAAACcacaaaaaagatgaaaaataaatataaagaattgagagaaaaatgtacaaagaGAGAAATATTACTATTCCAATCAGATATATCAATCATTATTAAAAGCAAACTGAAATATGGATGTTATGAGTACAACCAGTTAGTGCTGATTCAACCAAGGTGTTCATAAACAATatccatatttgtttttaaaataacatagCCATATGACTAACAGAATGGCTAGCTGGTAGAGAACATATGCGGTTGAACACATGCAGCCACATGTCGATGCAATTAAGTAATTTAAGGAAAGAACTGTTCTTATAGATAAGTGATCAAATGCTTGCTACTTTGGATGTCTTGTCATGATTGTTGAGAAGAATCAAGTCTATTTGTATACCTATGATTCATATGACGGTGGTGagatgaaaatctttttttttttttcaaaatattttaaatgtaatggCAGCATTGTTAGAATTTGTGATGTTCACTTATCGCAACTTTTTATACCTTTACAGTAACATCACAAATGAGGAAGTACAAACAGAGTTAAAGTCAGGCAAATAACTGCACCTTAGGAACAGATCTGGACATAATGGAAAGATACCACCTCTAACGACATCGACACATTTCCCCAAGATCATTTGGAACTGCAAAGACAATCCTGCAGGGAACAAAAAGGCGGAGGAAGAGGTCGATAAATCACagacaaaaaccaaacacaaacttcaaaaaaccacaaaaagaTTAAATAATGGAAGTCGACTATGTTCATATAAACATCGTTCAAGTGAAAACGATCAGTATAATGTCATCATGCACTTGAACACCTAGTCATATCTGCTCTTCATGCAGACATTTTGAATTGGCCAACGTTGATCAGAATCATGTACTAACTACTTTAAAAACTAGAAACATACGGTATAACTGACTTTTTATCTGATAACTTTTCACATATTACATTTAATTGTAATGTCCACtgtgttgaaaagaaaaagcattttcagcttgagatgaaattaaaaatagcattacttatttactttagtaaaaaaaaaaaaacaacgaattCAATGTTTAAGGTTTGAAAGATATGAAGTGCATGGACCCCACATCTTTAATACGAACactgaaaaacagaaacatgtttCAACCTTTCTGCTCATCTGCCCGCCATAGTGTTTACAGTCGATACCACACACAAAATCGGCGTCTCGTTCAAATCCCCTTAGATTTCGTCATTTTTATAGCACAGTGCTTAAGTTGATTATCAGAAAATAAGactatcagaaaataaaattaaacttacTGAAAAACGTTGGTAAAGGCGAACTTGCCGTCTGCTTagttagtgacgtcacgggaGCCGCGAGTAACTACACCAAACTAAGATGGCGGGAGAATAGAAAAGTGCTTTCAAGTTCTGGCCTTAAACATtcggaaattattatttttttaatcttgataCAGTAGGTTTTATCAAGGTGAAACAGCGTGATTTGATTCCCCATAACCTGCTAATCAATGcccaaaatttataaaatttcttgCAGATAAGGAAGCTACGAAGTCGAAAGTggactgtttgtgtgtgtgttgacggGCACTCGAACGATTTACCTACTAATGAAATTTTgggggatttaaaaaaaaaaatacacactatGTTCCTGTATGGTTAATAGTGGCATCGTTGCCAAATAAGTGCAGCAACTGAAAACAACTCGACATTAGAAAAGAGTTGGTGACAGCTTTTTGGATGttaaaacaaactgaacacATAAAGACTGTTTAATGTTATGAAGTTAATAATGCCTAATCTTTATTGGTTAAATCTTATATGCGCCTTTAAAATTAAACCCAAACCATAATTAATCTTGGGAAAAACTGCTGCCAACGTAGGAATAACTTTTTTACCAAAAGCAAAGTTTAAAGCTCACAGTAACTattgttaaactttttttaaaagtaaagaacTTGCTTCTAATGTAGCTGTTTCGGTAATTCGAAGAGTTTTTAAAGTCATAGAAAGGAGAAAACGGAATACCGAAAGGCCaattgaaaatggaaaaactTCATAAAGCTGAAACTGTAAAGTAGGCAggagggaaaggaaaaaatgtatatatagtgCAGAGCTGTATTTATCTTCCCCatcattttgtcatcattctaGTCTGTAATCGTTTGTGTAGGAATAACTGCAATCATGAGTGAATTCAAGATCCACCACCATGTTAGTGAACTGATGAACCAACTTGGGTAAGTGTGTTAGTTAATCACTGaatttttagaataattttttattatatagtgCTACACACTTTGCAGTAGAAGACTAACATATTCCTTAATGAAGCCTTGTAGGATTCCAGCAAAAGTTTAGAGAAGGGTATATAGAGCTATATCTGTTGAACATCAAAAatagaggaaaaaaagggaTATCAGcacaaattgtttttgttttaatgaaccACTCTTACTCAGAAAGACTTATCCTACCCACTTTTTTGTACTAAGGGGATTGAAAAAATGTGCTTCTTCATtggtttatcttttttatataatggtaaaaatgcagtttaaaaggaggaaaaataaaaagaggagACAGAAGAAGTTGTCTATAATAAGTGCTTTGTTTCAGCATCAGGTCTTCAGATTCTATTGGAGAAGAAGTGTATACAGAAAGGCTTTTAAAGAATACTACACCATACATCACAACTCAGGTAGGAGTGAATGCAAGGGATACCAAACCccattaatttacattttctaagCTTTATACACATTATTAGAGAACAATTGGTTGCAGTTCTTTTTATACATAGttaatatgcaaaataaaaagagatacaTAAAtgcttacacacaaacacatgtatacacagatAATATCCTGAGATGTGTGAAGACATAAACACAATTACACATGTTACAGAGACTGATGGTTTAAGTTAAAATCCTAGAAAAGCAGCGTCCAGCATGCATAAATTTTGTGTCAGGAATAACTTCTTAGCCAGTCAGCTGATAGATACCACTTCAGTGAATACAGCTCACTGAAGTGAAAGCAACTTACCCAGCCATATGTTACTCAGAGCTAGCTATGATGACTGCAGTAGATGGATATTATCTAGCCTACTAGTTACACATTTCaagtataatataaaaaaaattcctgcaaAATTACTTTGAGTAGTCTAGCCTTGCTGTTTCAGATTTACTTTTTTGAAAAGCACCTTTTAATTTACCAAGCTTATATAACTTtgtgaaatacattttctttgcaaatgaTTCTGGTAGCATGGCATTTGTCTGcataaatattcaatatttGTGTAGAGAATTGtgcttttttataattttatatattttttttcaggtgtctTCACATCATGCCAAACGCAAAATAGGAGAATCAACTCCCACACCAATTGAATTCTTTACCAAATATGATgagataaaagcaaaaaagtagGTGCTATTTGTGTAAATAGTGGTGGTGACATTGCTGTTTGCATGCAGGTGGTAGATCATGTAATCAGAAGGGAAATTGGACATATAACATTAAAAAGCTTGTATTAAGTTATAAACACTGAGTCTTGAAAAATCTGGCTTGTGGACATGACATAACATTCCTTGACAtaatggagaagaaaaagaaaagagagaatgaatgaaaggttATTAGATGACAgcttctgttatttgttttcttctcttttgcaGTGTCAGAGACCTAGACCCTTTAGTATATCTGATGTCAAAACTTTGTGATGAATCCCAGGTAGGACGTTTGTCATGTttaccagatttgtttgtatTAAATCAGATTTGCATTGGCCTTTTTATCAAGACTGTTGCCTGTCTCGCCATCATATAACCATAGTTGCTGATATGGCTTAAAACTCAACCAATCAGCTAACCCTCTGCTATCTTTCAGTTTTACTCTCAGGacttattcttgttatttggttcctttttgtgttttctgtatttgattttatttttcattagtactgttgtttattcttttatagttcatatgttatttgttttcctgtcccttggtgctgtccatgttctgttcttaggcgctaagagcatgctccttaggagtgtgagtatacgctttacaaattttgcatttattattattactacttcAGTGTCATATGCTAAGTGTGGAGGTTATGGGTTTTTACTGACCATGATCCCCACCCCATAACAGAAGATAGTTGTTTGAACTGGGTGACATTATTTATACAAGGTCTGTCTAGaaagtaattaatattttgttttagttggAGTTCTTATGACTTTTGAGACAGACCGTGTATGCAAGGCAATAGTTTAATCAAGTGTCCAGGTATCATGAttgatgattttattattcttttactGGCTGTATTTTAGTCAGATTTCATTGTGCTGCTTTTACAAAtgcaaacttcttttttttttcagaccaaGGAGTTTTTAGCTAAGAATGCAATAGATCAGGCCAAGACAGCAGGCATGACAACTTTGTCAGTTCAGCATGACAAGATCTTAGCTCAGATTCCAGAGTCTGGCACTAAAATGACAGCCCAGGAATTGTCAGAGGTAATTTTTGTCACATGTATAAGATTTTCATCTGAATTAGTCACTTTCTTGAGATTTTGTGCTTTTTCCGccactttcttgtctttatataattgcatgtatgtgcatatgattTTGTGCATTGGACATTTGAGCATCATGCACACAATAGAAACCCTATTCTTCCGCTGCTTTATTTCCTCTTGAATTTCACTACTTTGTAGAGAGAGTTTTCCTATCACCAGCCAGCCTCAAACCCTTGATTTGCTTGTAGGTCAAGCACACAGCAATGGAATCCACACTTATATACTATATTTTGATAATGATTTTGATGCCTTTTTTATTaaattactatactactgtagACCTTGTAGTATTTGCATAGCAGATATTTGTTAATTTCCCTTTGAAACTTTTTCATGTAACAGATCAAAGATCGTTTACTGAAAGAAGCTAATGCAGTATCAGCAACCACCATGACAGACTTTGTTCGGAAGGCTCTTAAAGAAAAAGAGCAGAAGCAGAACTGTATGTTGGACTTTATTCTCTAGTAATTTCTAGTCCCTTCTAGCAGTGTTTTTAGCTCTTTTGTCCTAAACATCCCTCTGCATTCCCACAATGCTATGTTCCCATGGtgtataaaatattcttttcattcaGTGAACATCCCTCTGCAGCCAGACTGGTTGTTTCAGCGTCCATCACTCACACTTGACTTCATGGTTGGTGTTGATGGGCCAACAGACCAGGTATGAAAACATAGAACACACTTTTAGTAATTATAGTAGTGTGTGTTGAAATATTTCCAAGGTGCATAAGGATGGAATGAGGTGCACatggttttattttgaaagtttttttttaaaattgtttaaaggaGGGGCatttttgtggaattttttttttaaacagccaGTACCAAAAagttaattttgaatttttgataattatccaaaaattacaatatttt
The sequence above is a segment of the Pomacea canaliculata isolate SZHN2017 linkage group LG6, ASM307304v1, whole genome shotgun sequence genome. Coding sequences within it:
- the LOC112565783 gene encoding transmembrane protein 138-like; the encoded protein is MFVERYRPVLYMQYLLLLVDIFMNSFTEMLRFQNIILLVLYVAQDMCIIFSVIVVFLLFFNTFIFQAGLVGILVSKFKVPICLTFIYFSLCVGLHVWTMERRWSDINVFMWDNKGYQALYIIQRTCAVLHYYFYKRTALKLGDPRYYQDSEWIHREFERRR